The Stieleria sp. JC731 genome has a segment encoding these proteins:
- a CDS encoding sensor histidine kinase — MPRRLFLALLLLVITPIVMLGWLSASATRQSEVAAKEALANLLSTQLYEVSDNIADVFATYAKQLDDALIDADDCRDVLRQMRRENPIVRQGILINREGQLVFPQQVDLSGREGAEIAATLSSIIDGRPLFTPQNVNSSGAKGGAKGGGDLSQNDDPGIAQQMAVPSSQSQQNYLQTPMRQSVQIASPPLRITRSESPQSQWQRWYLGDGAQVIYWIGVPDGISVGIILDRSRWMADVIATLPDDQRRVSADGDDAFSDLNGKASNASASIGSVRLNDEAGQSIYNWGDTEAFRQEPLTTHSLAEPLASWQLQIFVAPELTPQATLMPLYISLGGVGLLLLLVGVYVLTAVRRQIIEASSRVTFAGQVSHELRTPLTNIRLYTELAELDIEKLESSDRKASLSSRLQVIDHESRRLQRLVSGVLEMIRPSGKQSGVRRQETDVCELLHQIAQQFEPSFESAGLALQIQCELNCHVRIDPDVFELVIVNLLSNVEKYVQRGGRCVLRCEIERIETPGSEASFLIVEVSDDGPGISRRDAKRVFQPFERLDDSISAPSGTGIGLTISRRAARRHGGNLVLKHQTELGGAGFLFSLALDGSLGRSADETVQGAT; from the coding sequence ATGCCCCGTCGTCTGTTTCTTGCGCTACTTTTGCTCGTCATCACCCCAATCGTGATGTTGGGTTGGTTGAGTGCGAGTGCGACACGGCAAAGTGAAGTTGCCGCCAAAGAGGCTTTGGCGAATCTATTGTCGACGCAGCTTTACGAAGTTAGCGACAACATCGCCGATGTGTTCGCGACTTATGCAAAGCAGCTCGACGATGCACTTATTGATGCGGATGACTGTCGAGACGTCTTGCGGCAAATGCGTCGAGAAAACCCGATCGTCCGCCAGGGGATTCTAATCAATCGAGAAGGGCAATTGGTCTTTCCACAGCAGGTCGACCTGAGTGGTCGCGAGGGCGCCGAGATCGCAGCGACTTTGTCCAGCATCATTGACGGTCGACCGTTGTTTACACCACAAAATGTGAATTCATCCGGTGCCAAAGGTGGCGCCAAAGGAGGTGGCGACCTCTCGCAAAATGATGATCCGGGAATCGCTCAGCAAATGGCGGTACCAAGTTCCCAAAGTCAACAGAACTATTTGCAGACTCCGATGCGGCAGTCGGTCCAAATCGCGTCTCCTCCACTGCGTATCACCAGAAGTGAATCACCCCAATCGCAATGGCAACGTTGGTATTTGGGAGACGGTGCCCAGGTGATCTATTGGATCGGTGTCCCTGATGGCATTTCGGTCGGAATCATTCTTGATCGCAGCCGTTGGATGGCTGATGTGATTGCGACTTTGCCCGATGATCAGCGTCGTGTTTCGGCCGATGGGGATGACGCGTTTTCAGATCTGAACGGCAAAGCGTCTAATGCGTCGGCATCTATCGGTAGTGTTCGCTTGAATGATGAAGCAGGGCAAAGTATCTACAACTGGGGCGATACAGAGGCGTTTCGTCAGGAACCACTTACGACACACTCGCTTGCTGAGCCGCTCGCAAGTTGGCAGCTTCAGATCTTTGTTGCTCCGGAATTAACGCCACAAGCCACGTTGATGCCGCTTTATATCTCGCTCGGCGGTGTCGGACTGCTGTTGTTGCTCGTTGGTGTCTACGTTCTTACGGCGGTGCGGCGACAGATCATCGAAGCGAGCAGCCGAGTAACGTTTGCAGGGCAAGTGTCACATGAGTTACGAACGCCGCTGACAAACATCAGGCTGTATACGGAACTGGCTGAACTGGATATTGAGAAACTTGAATCCAGTGATCGAAAGGCTTCGCTCTCTTCTCGTTTGCAGGTGATCGATCATGAAAGTCGTCGATTGCAGCGATTGGTTTCGGGGGTGCTCGAGATGATTCGCCCCAGTGGAAAACAGTCGGGCGTCCGCCGTCAAGAAACCGATGTATGTGAATTGCTGCACCAGATTGCACAGCAATTTGAACCGAGTTTTGAATCAGCCGGATTGGCTCTGCAGATCCAGTGTGAACTCAACTGTCATGTTCGGATCGATCCAGATGTGTTCGAATTGGTTATCGTGAACTTGTTAAGCAATGTTGAAAAGTATGTTCAACGCGGAGGCCGGTGTGTGCTCCGTTGCGAAATCGAACGGATCGAAACTCCCGGATCAGAAGCCTCATTTCTAATTGTCGAAGTCAGCGATGATGGCCCGGGAATTAGTCGTCGCGATGCGAAGCGAGTTTTTCAACCTTTTGAACGTTTGGATGATTCGATCAGCGCCCCCAGTGGAACCGGGATCGGGTTGACCATTTCGCGTCGAGCGGCCAGACGACATGGAGGGAACTTAGTGCTAAAACACCAGACGGAACTCGGTGGTGCAGGGTTTCTTTTCTCGCTCGCACTGGACGGATCATTGGGTCGATCAGCAGACGAAACAGTACAGGGGGCGACGTGA
- a CDS encoding response regulator transcription factor translates to MPHRILIAEDDRNTRRALAEVLRSEGYEVTEAADGLNAKSLFDQQMPDMACLDVMMPGMSGYDVCKYFRQKSPTMPILFITAKAEEIDKVVGLELGGDDYIVKPFGTKEVIARIRAVARRCFVDTDVIEPATFPDNVFWMGDLEVIPRELRARRGDSTMTLTQRELLILQTLAAKPGEVVTRRELFQLAWEDDHVPNSRTIDQTISQLRKRIEVDPKQPKIIHTVYGVGYRFE, encoded by the coding sequence ATGCCACATCGAATCTTGATCGCCGAAGACGACCGAAATACGCGACGGGCGCTCGCCGAAGTTTTGCGAAGTGAAGGGTACGAAGTGACCGAAGCCGCTGATGGCTTGAACGCCAAGTCGCTTTTCGACCAACAGATGCCCGATATGGCGTGCCTGGATGTCATGATGCCGGGAATGAGCGGATATGACGTCTGCAAGTACTTTCGCCAAAAGTCGCCGACGATGCCGATTCTGTTCATCACCGCAAAGGCCGAAGAAATTGACAAAGTTGTCGGTCTAGAGTTGGGGGGCGACGACTACATCGTCAAGCCGTTTGGCACCAAAGAAGTCATCGCCCGGATTCGGGCGGTGGCTCGTCGATGCTTTGTGGACACCGATGTCATCGAACCGGCTACATTCCCAGACAACGTATTCTGGATGGGAGACCTGGAAGTTATTCCACGTGAATTGCGTGCACGACGTGGCGATTCGACCATGACGTTGACTCAGCGTGAACTGCTGATTTTACAAACACTGGCAGCAAAGCCGGGGGAGGTCGTTACACGCCGCGAGCTCTTTCAGCTGGCCTGGGAGGACGATCATGTGCCCAACAGTCGCACGATCGACCAAACGATCAGCCAGCTGCGAAAACGAATCGAAGTTGATCCCAAGCAGCCAAAAATCATTCACACGGTCTACGGTGTCGGTTACCGATTCGAGTAG
- a CDS encoding TIM barrel protein: protein MTNRRQFLAYSAATTAALGLSSKLGFAAEAKGVVPFKISLAEWSLHRTLFDKSKGLTNMDFPRLAKEEFGIDAIEYVNQFFKDKAEDQKYLTELKQRCEDLDVKSLIIMCDGEGALGDPNSDKREQAVKNHHKWVDAAKFLGCHSIRVNAQSSGSYEDQMERAADGLRKLSEYAKPHGLNVIVENHGGLSSNGAWLAGTIAKTEMDNCGTLPDFGNFFIRRGDNPEEYDRYKGVEELMPFAKAVSAKAHDFDEKGNETHTDFFKMMGIVLAHGYNGYVGIEYEGGKDSEYDGIKKTKALLERVASRVVEG, encoded by the coding sequence ATGACTAATCGACGTCAGTTTCTCGCCTATTCTGCAGCTACTACAGCGGCACTGGGTCTGTCATCAAAGCTTGGGTTCGCCGCCGAAGCGAAGGGCGTTGTCCCCTTTAAAATTTCACTCGCCGAGTGGTCTTTGCACCGAACCTTGTTTGATAAAAGCAAAGGTTTGACCAACATGGACTTTCCACGTTTAGCAAAAGAAGAGTTCGGAATTGACGCCATTGAATACGTCAATCAATTCTTCAAAGACAAAGCCGAAGACCAGAAATACCTTACGGAACTAAAGCAGCGCTGCGAGGATTTGGACGTCAAAAGTCTGATCATCATGTGCGACGGTGAAGGCGCTCTGGGGGACCCCAACAGCGATAAACGCGAACAAGCGGTGAAGAACCATCACAAGTGGGTCGATGCTGCAAAGTTCTTGGGATGTCATTCGATTCGCGTTAACGCGCAAAGCAGCGGCAGCTACGAAGATCAAATGGAGCGTGCCGCTGACGGGCTACGCAAGCTAAGCGAATATGCCAAACCGCACGGCTTGAATGTGATCGTCGAAAATCATGGCGGCCTCAGCAGCAACGGTGCATGGCTTGCCGGAACGATCGCAAAAACCGAAATGGACAACTGCGGCACCCTGCCTGACTTCGGCAACTTCTTCATTCGACGTGGCGATAATCCAGAAGAATACGATCGCTACAAAGGTGTCGAAGAGTTGATGCCGTTTGCGAAAGCGGTCAGCGCGAAGGCTCATGACTTTGATGAGAAAGGCAACGAAACACACACCGATTTCTTCAAGATGATGGGCATCGTCCTAGCACACGGATACAACGGCTACGTCGGCATCGAGTACGAAGGCGGCAAAGATTCCGAATACGACGGGATCAAGAAAACCAAAGCTTTGTTGGAGCGTGTCGCAAGCCGAGTTGTCGAAGGCTAG
- the recG gene encoding ATP-dependent DNA helicase RecG: MQDSSPQTTRSTAAQFLQGVGPSRAQRLQKIGLKTAGDLLFCFPRSYEFPAPPERIDRIREGEPVSLVGTVTDAELVSRSPGKSVFGAVVQNETGAVRILFFNQPFRADQLTIDRQVMISGEAKLNGLRFEFVHPKVTYLDEDDQIQSPKILPIYPLTEGIKQNEMRRIVQSVVEQLAPQLTEVMPVSLRDRATELLREQGVNLREPLPSIETAVQHIHWPPDQDHLKAARSRLAFQELLVMQLAMAIRRRRLTTDLRSSAMPADALLDARITNRFPFELTGDQVAAIKQIAIDMSRQFPMNRLLQGDVGSGKTIVAIYAMMLAVGHGNQAVLMAPTEVLARQHYETLNRILQSSRVRVGLLCGSLPAADKRRVLAETASGEIDLLVGTQALLHGLEFKSLGLCVIDEQHKFGVGQRVRLRGGGIDPHYLVMSATPIPRSVAMTIFGDTDLTTITEKPPGRGAVKTYLGRDQWRKRWWDFVRTQLNEGRQAFVVAPRVSAGSEASNDNDDSRGEDVSSVESIYQELRTSQFSDFSVGLLHGRLSADDKQAIMQQFAEGEIDVLVTTTVIEVGIDVPNATVMTIMGAERFGLAQLHQLRGRVSRGNHTGHVCVFTDGEQSPEEYERLQVFESTNDGFELAEADFKMRGPGEVFSNKQSGMPAMMIADVVEDIDLLKAARILAQEMVDEDPELEAEELSALRAQLMRRYEKQLELGDVA; encoded by the coding sequence ATGCAAGACTCTTCTCCACAAACGACGCGATCGACGGCAGCGCAGTTCCTTCAGGGAGTCGGTCCCTCGCGCGCCCAGCGCTTGCAGAAGATAGGCCTTAAAACAGCCGGTGATCTGCTGTTCTGTTTTCCACGAAGCTACGAATTCCCCGCCCCGCCGGAACGCATCGACCGAATTCGCGAAGGCGAACCGGTTTCTCTTGTCGGTACCGTGACGGACGCCGAACTGGTTTCGCGAAGTCCTGGCAAAAGTGTCTTCGGTGCTGTGGTCCAAAACGAAACCGGTGCGGTACGGATTCTGTTTTTCAACCAGCCATTTCGCGCCGATCAACTAACGATCGATCGCCAAGTAATGATCAGTGGTGAAGCCAAACTGAATGGACTTCGGTTTGAATTTGTACATCCCAAAGTCACCTACCTGGATGAAGACGACCAAATCCAATCACCAAAGATTCTTCCGATCTATCCACTGACCGAAGGAATCAAACAGAACGAAATGCGGCGAATCGTCCAAAGCGTCGTTGAACAGCTCGCACCGCAACTGACTGAAGTGATGCCGGTCAGCTTGCGTGATCGAGCGACTGAGCTGCTGCGGGAACAAGGCGTCAATCTTCGTGAACCATTGCCATCGATCGAAACTGCGGTTCAACACATCCATTGGCCACCCGATCAGGATCACCTGAAGGCGGCTCGAAGTCGGCTTGCCTTCCAAGAGCTACTTGTCATGCAACTGGCGATGGCGATTCGTCGGCGGCGATTAACGACCGATCTGCGATCCTCCGCGATGCCCGCAGACGCATTGCTTGACGCGCGCATCACAAACCGCTTTCCGTTCGAATTGACCGGCGATCAGGTCGCGGCGATCAAACAGATCGCTATCGATATGTCGCGTCAGTTTCCGATGAATCGTTTGCTGCAAGGTGACGTCGGAAGCGGTAAGACAATCGTGGCGATCTACGCGATGATGCTCGCCGTCGGCCACGGCAACCAAGCCGTCTTGATGGCGCCGACGGAAGTGCTTGCCCGCCAACATTACGAAACGCTCAATAGGATTCTGCAATCAAGTCGTGTTCGCGTTGGACTTCTCTGTGGCAGTTTGCCAGCTGCCGACAAGCGACGGGTCCTTGCCGAAACCGCTTCGGGGGAAATCGACCTGCTTGTCGGAACCCAGGCACTGCTACACGGGCTGGAATTCAAAAGCCTTGGCCTCTGCGTGATTGACGAACAGCACAAATTTGGCGTCGGACAGCGAGTCAGACTGCGTGGCGGTGGCATTGATCCGCACTACTTAGTCATGAGTGCGACGCCCATCCCACGTTCGGTAGCAATGACGATCTTTGGCGATACAGATCTAACCACGATCACCGAGAAACCTCCGGGGCGTGGCGCTGTGAAGACGTATTTGGGTCGTGATCAATGGCGAAAGCGATGGTGGGATTTCGTACGAACGCAGCTAAACGAAGGTCGGCAAGCGTTCGTCGTCGCGCCCCGAGTCAGCGCGGGAAGCGAAGCCTCCAATGACAATGACGACAGCCGAGGCGAGGATGTTTCGTCAGTCGAATCGATCTACCAGGAGCTTCGGACCAGTCAGTTCAGTGATTTTTCCGTGGGCTTGTTGCACGGGCGTCTATCAGCTGACGACAAGCAAGCCATCATGCAGCAATTCGCTGAAGGCGAGATTGACGTGCTTGTGACCACCACCGTAATCGAAGTCGGCATCGACGTTCCCAACGCGACCGTGATGACCATCATGGGCGCAGAGCGATTCGGACTGGCGCAGCTTCACCAATTGCGTGGGCGGGTCTCGCGTGGAAACCATACCGGGCATGTATGTGTATTTACAGATGGCGAACAATCACCCGAAGAGTACGAACGCCTGCAGGTTTTCGAATCGACAAACGATGGCTTCGAGTTGGCCGAAGCCGATTTTAAAATGCGTGGGCCCGGTGAAGTTTTCAGCAACAAACAGAGCGGGATGCCTGCGATGATGATCGCCGATGTGGTCGAAGACATCGACTTGCTAAAAGCGGCGCGCATCTTGGCTCAAGAAATGGTCGACGAAGACCCAGAGCTAGAAGCGGAAGAGTTATCCGCTTTACGTGCGCAACTGATGCGTCGCTACGAAAAGCAACTGGAACTTGGCGACGTCGCTTAG
- a CDS encoding glycine cleavage system protein H, whose protein sequence is MSDTRSPESFSFAMGEFEATFPLDRQYAKNHMWAKHREGAVWRFGLSAYAVRLLQDVYFLDWEVTPDSPVKQRQMIGAIESKKAESDLYSPIAGRLVSINDAVINDPAIINAAPYELGWMIEIEAENSGPDSPPEALLSPSDYQTHLDEAWVVAQRTIKGQANH, encoded by the coding sequence ATGTCCGATACACGTAGCCCCGAATCCTTCTCCTTTGCGATGGGGGAATTCGAAGCCACGTTTCCGCTCGATCGGCAATACGCCAAGAATCACATGTGGGCGAAGCATCGCGAAGGTGCCGTCTGGCGTTTTGGATTGTCGGCGTATGCCGTGCGTTTGCTGCAAGACGTTTACTTTTTAGACTGGGAAGTCACGCCTGATTCCCCAGTGAAGCAGCGGCAAATGATCGGGGCGATCGAAAGCAAAAAAGCAGAGAGCGATCTTTATTCGCCGATTGCCGGTCGTCTCGTTTCGATCAACGATGCTGTCATCAATGACCCGGCGATCATTAACGCGGCACCGTACGAACTCGGTTGGATGATCGAAATCGAAGCAGAGAATTCTGGACCAGATTCACCACCAGAAGCTCTTCTTTCCCCGAGCGACTACCAGACCCATTTGGACGAAGCCTGGGTCGTCGCACAACGAACAATCAAAGGCCAAGCAAACCACTAA
- a CDS encoding coproporphyrinogen-III oxidase family protein has protein sequence MSSAASDSKTEVGSYFISNYPPYSQWKKGSLDDVSNALHSPPQESTPLGLYLHIPFCRKRCKFCYFKVFTDVTAPEVQRYVDALCNEISMVSQCEIMGDRPFRFVYFGGGTPSFLSPKQLTKLADRLHEHITWDGAEEVTFECEPGTLSETKVKTLREVMGVTRLSLGVENFSDKVLEDNGRAHLSKQVFRAWEWIAEAEFPNVNIDLIAGMVGETWDNWKDNIRQAIEMSPESVTIYQMELPFNTVYSKDMLTKDSESPVADWATKRAWVDYAFNEFLDAGYSVSSAYTVVKDPSKVNFSYRDNLWHGADLLATGIASFGHASGVHYQNLAELEQYLSTIESGQMPLGRGFVPTEHQRLIRSMILLLKKGYLDRSYFQEKFGVDIVAQWKAEWDKYVQEGWATINDERIELTRYGILRVDAMLPSFFEPEHQNVRYT, from the coding sequence ATGTCGTCAGCAGCCAGTGATTCCAAAACTGAAGTCGGTAGCTACTTCATTTCCAACTATCCGCCCTACAGCCAGTGGAAAAAGGGTTCGTTGGATGATGTAAGCAATGCTCTTCACAGCCCGCCGCAAGAATCAACGCCACTGGGACTGTACCTTCACATTCCGTTCTGCCGAAAGCGCTGCAAGTTCTGTTACTTCAAGGTCTTTACGGACGTAACGGCTCCTGAAGTTCAGCGATATGTCGATGCGTTATGCAACGAGATCTCCATGGTCAGTCAATGTGAGATCATGGGTGACCGTCCATTTCGGTTTGTCTACTTCGGTGGCGGCACGCCGAGCTTCCTTTCGCCCAAACAATTGACAAAGCTCGCCGATCGGCTTCATGAACACATTACCTGGGACGGCGCCGAAGAAGTTACCTTCGAATGCGAGCCAGGGACGCTGAGTGAAACAAAGGTCAAAACATTGCGTGAAGTCATGGGCGTCACGCGACTGAGCCTCGGTGTCGAAAACTTTTCTGATAAAGTCCTCGAAGACAATGGCCGTGCACACCTGTCCAAACAGGTATTCCGTGCTTGGGAATGGATTGCCGAAGCCGAGTTTCCCAACGTTAACATTGACCTGATCGCGGGAATGGTGGGCGAGACCTGGGACAACTGGAAAGACAACATCCGCCAAGCGATCGAGATGTCACCCGAGAGCGTCACGATCTACCAGATGGAACTGCCCTTCAATACGGTCTACAGCAAAGACATGCTGACCAAGGACAGTGAAAGCCCCGTTGCCGATTGGGCCACCAAACGCGCGTGGGTCGATTACGCCTTCAACGAATTCCTGGATGCCGGATACAGCGTTAGCAGTGCCTACACTGTTGTTAAAGACCCTAGCAAAGTGAACTTTTCGTACCGTGACAATCTTTGGCACGGTGCGGACCTTCTTGCGACCGGGATCGCCAGCTTCGGTCACGCAAGCGGCGTCCACTACCAAAACCTTGCCGAACTGGAGCAATACCTTAGCACGATCGAATCCGGTCAAATGCCGCTTGGCCGTGGCTTTGTACCGACCGAACACCAACGGTTGATTCGTTCGATGATTTTGCTGCTCAAAAAGGGTTACTTGGATCGGTCATACTTCCAAGAAAAGTTCGGCGTCGATATCGTTGCTCAGTGGAAAGCTGAATGGGACAAGTATGTCCAAGAAGGCTGGGCTACCATCAACGACGAACGCATCGAGTTGACTCGCTACGGAATTTTGCGTGTCGATGCCATGCTGCCTTCCTTCTTTGAACCAGAACACCAGAATGTCCGATACACGTAG
- a CDS encoding RluA family pseudouridine synthase — MVREFSVPESAAGQRIDLFLTAACDGYSRSQIRQAVQNDQAEVDGKIIRPSFRIRVGQKIRFQLPEEFSDEVVPENIPLDLIYEDDGFVVVNKPPGMVVHPARGNWKGTLTSALAYRFQSLSDVGGPTRPGIVHRLDRDTSGVIVVAKTNAVHMALAEQWHDRKVEKEYLAIAIGKIDRDRDVIDAPIGRHPYQRDKMAIRENHPTSKPASTFFEVEDRIGRFTIVRCFPKTGRTHQIRVHLSHLGCPILCDRLYAGHAVADQGWLEGKGASEESPIILDRQALHARRLKLRHPQSGEWMTFEAPVPADIQRTLDVISGAK, encoded by the coding sequence ATCGTCCGAGAATTTAGCGTCCCGGAATCGGCCGCCGGACAGCGAATCGATCTTTTTTTAACGGCTGCCTGTGACGGATATAGCCGCAGCCAAATCCGGCAAGCGGTTCAGAACGATCAAGCCGAAGTCGACGGCAAGATCATCCGACCGAGTTTTCGAATACGTGTCGGTCAAAAGATCCGCTTCCAGCTGCCCGAGGAGTTTTCTGACGAGGTTGTCCCAGAAAACATTCCGCTTGATTTGATCTACGAAGACGATGGCTTCGTAGTTGTGAACAAGCCACCGGGCATGGTCGTCCACCCGGCGAGAGGGAACTGGAAGGGCACCCTAACAAGCGCTCTGGCTTATCGTTTCCAATCGTTGTCGGATGTCGGCGGTCCAACACGCCCCGGAATCGTGCACCGATTGGATCGTGACACCAGCGGCGTCATTGTGGTCGCGAAAACAAACGCGGTTCATATGGCACTGGCCGAACAGTGGCACGACCGGAAAGTGGAAAAGGAGTACTTGGCGATCGCGATCGGAAAAATCGATCGAGACCGCGATGTCATCGATGCTCCTATCGGACGTCACCCGTATCAACGGGACAAAATGGCGATCCGGGAAAACCACCCCACCTCTAAACCGGCCAGCACGTTTTTCGAAGTCGAAGATCGTATTGGGCGATTCACCATCGTGCGATGCTTTCCCAAAACGGGACGGACTCACCAAATCCGGGTTCATCTCTCACATCTGGGATGTCCAATCCTCTGCGATCGGCTTTACGCCGGACACGCCGTTGCTGACCAAGGGTGGCTGGAAGGCAAAGGCGCCAGCGAGGAAAGCCCGATCATCCTGGATCGCCAAGCCTTACACGCCCGTCGGTTGAAGCTTCGTCACCCTCAGTCCGGTGAATGGATGACCTTCGAAGCTCCGGTCCCGGCTGATATCCAGCGAACTTTAGACGTGATCTCTGGGGCGAAATAG
- a CDS encoding tetratricopeptide repeat protein, producing MNTRQEELENNIVADQLTSFYKKVEPFSKLIVVGVIAVVVGMLGYGFYSSTQTATRSDATFQLLMNNAEVASQYPDTTAAAWSELFQANQNLANGISALYQDRAEAETLLTQAKDEFINARVSSSDSILISRANYGLAIAHESLGETDDAIKAYEACIAAKESENMVEAAEKRIENLKSSNATQFLTWFNEQNFAPADPSLPPELPGASTLPDLPDLELPNLDLDSDLDSRFDSLRGEASDKEMTGGIELPEDTTVEDGTETSAAEVPATEEVMTEEPAQETSTDEPETNEESTEADKPASETQE from the coding sequence ATGAACACCCGCCAGGAAGAGCTGGAAAATAACATCGTCGCCGACCAGCTGACTAGCTTCTACAAGAAAGTCGAGCCGTTTTCGAAGTTGATCGTCGTTGGCGTTATCGCAGTCGTCGTTGGGATGCTGGGATACGGCTTTTACAGCAGCACCCAAACCGCCACGCGTAGCGACGCGACGTTCCAGTTGTTGATGAACAACGCAGAAGTCGCTTCGCAGTATCCGGACACCACCGCGGCGGCTTGGTCAGAATTGTTTCAAGCCAACCAGAACTTGGCCAACGGTATCAGTGCGTTGTATCAGGACCGCGCCGAAGCAGAAACGTTGCTGACGCAGGCGAAGGATGAATTCATCAACGCACGCGTCTCGTCAAGCGATTCGATTCTTATTTCGCGAGCAAACTATGGCCTGGCGATTGCTCACGAATCGCTTGGTGAAACCGATGATGCGATCAAAGCTTACGAAGCATGCATCGCTGCTAAAGAATCTGAAAACATGGTCGAGGCTGCTGAAAAACGCATCGAGAATTTGAAGAGCTCCAACGCAACTCAGTTCCTGACTTGGTTCAACGAGCAGAACTTCGCTCCGGCGGATCCATCGCTTCCACCAGAGTTGCCGGGTGCGTCAACGCTTCCAGACCTTCCAGATTTGGAATTGCCTAACTTGGACCTGGATAGTGATCTTGATAGCAGGTTTGACTCGCTGCGAGGCGAAGCCTCGGACAAGGAAATGACCGGCGGCATTGAACTGCCCGAGGATACGACGGTCGAAGACGGTACCGAAACGAGCGCTGCCGAAGTGCCTGCGACCGAAGAAGTCATGACCGAGGAACCTGCACAGGAAACGTCGACCGACGAGCCCGAAACCAACGAAGAAAGCACTGAAGCAGACAAGCCTGCTTCGGAAACGCAAGAGTAG